The following coding sequences lie in one Melospiza melodia melodia isolate bMelMel2 chromosome 10, bMelMel2.pri, whole genome shotgun sequence genomic window:
- the TMEM115 gene encoding transmembrane protein 115: protein MRRYLPVARQHFLAALAGTSVVVKSLSAAAVLLYLLSFGLDTAYGLGVTPGYLLPPNFWVWTLLTHGLVEERAWGLAASLATLGTAGRLLEPLWGALELLVFFAVVNISVGLLAALAYFLTYMASFRLHYLFAVRIHGGLGFLGGVLVALKQTMGDSTVLKVPQVRMKAVPMLLLLLLALLRLGALVESNVLASYGFGLLSSWVYLRFYQRHSRGRGDMSDHFAFATFFPEILQPVVGLVANLVHSVLVKVRVCRKTVKRYDVGAPSSITISLPGTDPQDAERRRQLALKALNERLKRVEDQSAWPSMEDDEEEAAAAAKADSPLLPEPGTAGKSPGQESNLISFQEAPAQL, encoded by the exons ATGCGGCGGTACCTGCCGGTGGCCCGGCAGCACTTCCTGGCGGCGCTGGCCGGCACCAGCGTGGTGGTGAAGTCGCTGAGCGCCGCCGCGGTGCTGCTGTACCTGCTCTCCTTCGGGCTGGACACGGCCTACGGGCTGGGGGTGACGCCCGGCTACCTCCTGCCCCCCAACTTCTGGGTGTGGACGCTGCTGACGCACGGGCTGGTGGAGGAGCGCGCCTGGGGGCTGGCGGCCAGCCTGGCCACGCTGGGCACGGCCGGGCGGCTGCTGGAGCCCCTGTGGGGCGCGCTGGAGCTGCTCGTCTTCTTCGCCGTGGTGAACATCTCCGTGGGGCTCCTGGCCGCCCTCGCCTACTTCCTCACCTATATGGCCTCCTTCCGCCTCCACTATCTGTTCGCCGTCCGCATCCACGGCGGCCTGGGCTTCCTCGGGGGCGTCTTGGTGGCCCTCAAGCAGACGATGGGGGACAGCACCGTACTGAAGGTGCCTCAGGTCAGAATGAAGGCTGTCCCCatgctcctgctccttctcctggctCTGCTGCGGCTCGGTGCCCTCGTCGAGAGCAATGTACTGGCCTCGTACGGCTTCGGGCTCCTCTCCAGCTGGGTCTATCTCCGCTTCTACCAGCGGCACAGTAGAGGCCGCGGAGACATGAGCGACCACTTCGCCTTCGCCACTTTCTTCCCCGAGATCCTGCAGCCCGTGGTGGGTCTGGTAGCCAACCTGGTGCACAGCGTGCTGGTGAAGGTGCGGGTGTGCCGCAAGACCGTCAAGCGCTACGACGTGGGTGCCCCGTCCTCCATCACCATCAGCCTGCCGGGGACGGACCCCCAGGACGCCGAGAGGAGAAG GCAGCTGGCCCTGAAGGCTTTGAACGAGCGGCTGAAGCGCGTGGAGGACCAATCAGCCTGGCCCAGcatggaggatgatgaggaggaggcggcagcagcagcgaagGCCGACAGCCCACTGCTGCCCGAGCCCGGCACGGCCGGGAAGAGCCCTGGCCAGGAGTCCAACCTCATCAGCTTCCAGGAGGCGCCGGCGCAGCTGTGA
- the LOC134422448 gene encoding transmembrane reductase CYB561D2, with protein MALTAETESRLYRSLRVASGAAAHLVALGFPAAVAVLARPGSSLFSWHPLLMALAFSFLMTEALLIFSPETSLLRSFSRKVRVRVHWALQLLALLCALLGLAIITYNKHLNGKGHFVTWHGLTGLLAVLYAGGQCAGGVLLLYPKLMKNWTLAKLKLYHATSGLVGYLLGCASLMLGMCSLWFTTTVTGASWYLAMLCPLVTSLVIMNQVSNAYLYRKRSQH; from the exons ATGGCCCTGACGGCCGAGACCGAGTCCCGCCTGTACCGCTCGCTGCGCGTGGCCTCCGGCGCCGCCGCGCACCTCGTGGCGCTGGGATTCCCCGCCGCCGTGGCCGTGCTGGCGCGGCCCGGATCCA gtctcttctcctggCACCCGCTGCTCATGGCCCTCGCG TTCTCGTTCCTGATGACGGAAGCGCTGCTGATCTTCTCCCCGGAGACCTCGCTGCTGCGCTCCTTCTCCCGCAAGGTCCGGGTGCGggtgcactgggccctgcagctgctcgcCCTGCTCTGCGCGCTCCTGGGGCTGGCAATCATTACCTACAACAAGCACCTGAACGGCAAGGGCCACTTTGTCACCTGGCACGGGCTGACGGGGCTGCTGGCCGTGCTGTACGCCGGCGGGCAGTGCGCCGGGGGCGTGCTCCTGCTCTACCCCAAGCTGATGAAGAACTGGACTCTGGCCAAGCTGAAGCTGTACCACGCGACCTCAGGGCTGGTGGGCtacctgctgggctgtgccagcctgatGCTGGGCATGTGCTCCCTCTGGTTCACCACCACGGTGACCGGTGCCTCGTGGTACCTCGCCATGCTGTGTCCCCTCGTCACCAGCCTGGTTATCATGAACCAGGTGAGCAATGCGTACCTGTACCGCAAGCGCAGCCAGCACTGA
- the NPRL2 gene encoding GATOR1 complex protein NPRL2 isoform X2, with translation MGGRIECVFFSEFHPTLGPKITYQVPEDFISRELFDTIQVYVITKPELQNKLITVTAMEKKLIGCPVCIEHKKYSRNALLFNLGFVCDARAKACALEPIVKKLAGYLTTLELESGFISNEESKQKLVPIMTILLEELNAKGKCTLPIDESNTIHLKVIEQRPDPPIVQEYDVPVFTQDKDDFFNSQWDLTTQQILPYIDGFRHVQKISAEADVELNLVRIAVQNLLYYGVVTLVSILQVQDLVDDKCLQEECLSYVTKQGHKRASLRDVFQLYCGLSPGTTVRDLISRYTLQLQRVDERRLIQFGLMKGLIRRLQKYPVKVARDERSHPARLYTGCHSYDEICCKTGMSYKELDERLENDPNIIVCWK, from the exons ATGGGTGGCCGCATCGAGTGCGTGTTCTTCAGCGAGTTCCACCCCACGCTCGGGCCCAAAATCACCTACCAG GTCCCCGAGGACTTCATCTCCCGGGAGCTGTTTGACACCATCCAGGTGTACGTGATCACCAAGCCCGAGCTGCAGAACAAGCTGATCACCGT GACGGCCATGGAAAAGAAGCTGATCGGCTGCCCCGTGTGCATCGAGCACAAGAAGTACAGCAGGAATGCTCTGCTCTTCAACCTGGGCTTCGTGTGCGACGCCAGAGCCaaggcctgtgccctggagcccatTGTGAAGAAGCTGGCTGGGTACCTCACCACCCTTGAG ctggagagtggaTTCATCTCCAACGAGGAGAGTAAACAGAAGCTGGTTCCCATCATGACCATCCTGCTGGAGGAGCTGAATGCCAAAGGGAAGTGCACCCTGCCCATAG ATGAGTCCAACACCATCCACCTGAAGGTGATTGAGCAGCGCCCAGACCCCCCCATCGTGCAGGAGTACGATGTCCCTGTCTTCACGCAGGACAAGGATGACTTCTTCAACTCTCAGTGGGATCTCACCACGCAGCAG ATCCTGCCCTACATCGATGGATTCCGGCACGTCCAGAAGATCTCAGCTGAGGCTGACGTGGAGCTGAACCTGGTGCGCATCGCCGTGCAGAACCTGCT gtACTATGGGGTTGTCACTCTCGTCTCCATACTCCAG GTCCAGGACCTGGTGGATGACAAGTGCCTCCAGGAAGAGTGTCTGTCCTATGTCACCAAACAAG GGCACAAGCGAGCCAGCCTCAGGGATGTCTTCCAGCTGTACTGCgggctgagccctggcaccaCCGTGCGAGACCTCATCTCCCGCTACACCCTGCAGCTCCAGAGGGTGGATGAGAG GAGGCTGATCCAGTTTGGTTTGATGAAGGGCCTGATCCGGCGGCTGCAGAAATACCCGGTCAAGGTGGCCCGGGACGAACGCAGCCACCCCGCCCGGCTGTACACGGGCTGCCACAGCTACGACGAGATCTGCTGCAAGACTG GCATGAGTTACAAGGAGCTGGATGAGCGCCTGGAGAATGACCCCAACATCATCGTGTGCTGGAAGTGA
- the NPRL2 gene encoding GATOR1 complex protein NPRL2 isoform X1, producing the protein MGGRIECVFFSEFHPTLGPKITYQVPEDFISRELFDTIQVYVITKPELQNKLITVTAMEKKLIGCPVCIEHKKYSRNALLFNLGFVCDARAKACALEPIVKKLAGYLTTLELESGFISNEESKQKLVPIMTILLEELNAKGKCTLPIDESNTIHLKVIEQRPDPPIVQEYDVPVFTQDKDDFFNSQWDLTTQQILPYIDGFRHVQKISAEADVELNLVRIAVQNLLYYGVVTLVSILQYSNVYCTTPKVQDLVDDKCLQEECLSYVTKQGHKRASLRDVFQLYCGLSPGTTVRDLISRYTLQLQRVDERRLIQFGLMKGLIRRLQKYPVKVARDERSHPARLYTGCHSYDEICCKTGMSYKELDERLENDPNIIVCWK; encoded by the exons ATGGGTGGCCGCATCGAGTGCGTGTTCTTCAGCGAGTTCCACCCCACGCTCGGGCCCAAAATCACCTACCAG GTCCCCGAGGACTTCATCTCCCGGGAGCTGTTTGACACCATCCAGGTGTACGTGATCACCAAGCCCGAGCTGCAGAACAAGCTGATCACCGT GACGGCCATGGAAAAGAAGCTGATCGGCTGCCCCGTGTGCATCGAGCACAAGAAGTACAGCAGGAATGCTCTGCTCTTCAACCTGGGCTTCGTGTGCGACGCCAGAGCCaaggcctgtgccctggagcccatTGTGAAGAAGCTGGCTGGGTACCTCACCACCCTTGAG ctggagagtggaTTCATCTCCAACGAGGAGAGTAAACAGAAGCTGGTTCCCATCATGACCATCCTGCTGGAGGAGCTGAATGCCAAAGGGAAGTGCACCCTGCCCATAG ATGAGTCCAACACCATCCACCTGAAGGTGATTGAGCAGCGCCCAGACCCCCCCATCGTGCAGGAGTACGATGTCCCTGTCTTCACGCAGGACAAGGATGACTTCTTCAACTCTCAGTGGGATCTCACCACGCAGCAG ATCCTGCCCTACATCGATGGATTCCGGCACGTCCAGAAGATCTCAGCTGAGGCTGACGTGGAGCTGAACCTGGTGCGCATCGCCGTGCAGAACCTGCT gtACTATGGGGTTGTCACTCTCGTCTCCATACTCCAG TACTCCAATGTCTACTGCACCACACCCAAGGTCCAGGACCTGGTGGATGACAAGTGCCTCCAGGAAGAGTGTCTGTCCTATGTCACCAAACAAG GGCACAAGCGAGCCAGCCTCAGGGATGTCTTCCAGCTGTACTGCgggctgagccctggcaccaCCGTGCGAGACCTCATCTCCCGCTACACCCTGCAGCTCCAGAGGGTGGATGAGAG GAGGCTGATCCAGTTTGGTTTGATGAAGGGCCTGATCCGGCGGCTGCAGAAATACCCGGTCAAGGTGGCCCGGGACGAACGCAGCCACCCCGCCCGGCTGTACACGGGCTGCCACAGCTACGACGAGATCTGCTGCAAGACTG GCATGAGTTACAAGGAGCTGGATGAGCGCCTGGAGAATGACCCCAACATCATCGTGTGCTGGAAGTGA